One Nicotiana tomentosiformis chromosome 4, ASM39032v3, whole genome shotgun sequence genomic window carries:
- the LOC104090808 gene encoding homeobox-leucine zipper protein ATHB-54-like codes for MEVARVYEGSNVNSHNGFILPNEIFPPPSKVLDSLWISNSSPTFHGSVSMVNFNDTRGKKTKERSFFPSLDKEENSNEDYQVSFHQPEKKSRLLPKQVQFLAKSFEVENKLEPERKIQLAKEIGLQPRQVAIWFQNRRARYKSKQLEKDYDVLKASFDKLKDEYDSLFKENENLRNEVHLLKEKLFDRVNGEQNSEQKEPISPLNTEAQNSTTNMQNLTMMVCKQEDASSAKSDILDSDSPCYADENYTSFLEPTDSSHVFETETSNFSQEDDSLCWSLLPSLCFPKLEDDLPVNSCNLSFQIEDQSWFCHY; via the exons ATGGAGGTTGCAAGAGTTTATGAAGGTTCTAACGTGAATAGCCACAACGGCTTTATACTTCCAAATGAAATTTTTCCTCCACCTTCTAAAGTTCTTGATTCTCTCTGGATTTCCAATTCCTCCCCCACTTTTCATG GCTCTGTTTCCATGGTTAATTTCAACGATACCCGAGGAAAAAAGACTAAAGAGAGGTCATTCTTCCCTTCACTTGACAAGGAAGAAAATAGCAACGAGGATTATCAAGTATCCTTTCACCAACCCGAAAAGAAAAGCCGACTCTTGCCAAAACAAGTTCAGTTTCTTGCGAAAAGTTTTGAGGTAGAAAACAAGCTTGAACCAGAGAGAAAAATCCAATTGGCTAAAGAAATTGGATTGCAGCCTCGGCAGGTTGCTATTTGGTTTCAAAACCGGCGAGCCCGGTACAAGAGTAAACAACTTGAGAAGGATTATGATGTGCTAAAAGCTAGTTTTGATAAACTCAAGGATGAATATGATAGCCTCTTCAAAGAGAATGAGAACTTGAGAAATGAG GTTCATTTGCTTAAAGAAAAGTTGTTCGACAGAGTGAATGGGGAGCAAAATTCAGAACAAAAGGAACCCATTAGTCCACTTAATACAGAAGCTCAGAATTCTACTACAAATATGCAGAATTTAACAATGATGGTCTGCAAACAAGAAGATGCAAGTTCAGCAAAAAGTGATATTCTTGATTCAGACAGCCCATGTTATGCTGACGAGAATTATACTTCTTTTTTGGAGCCTACTGATTCTTCACATGTATTTGAAACAGAAACATCGAATTTTTCTCAAGAAGATGACAGCCTATGCTGGAGTCTGTTGCCCTCATTATGCTTCCCAAAGCTTGAAGATGACCTACCAGTAAATTCTTGCAATTTGAGTTTCCAAATTGAGGATCAATCTTGGTTCTGCCATTATTAA
- the LOC138909588 gene encoding uncharacterized protein, with product MPLSVFRQLGLGEPRPTTVILQLANRSLAHSEGVIVDVFVQVGFFIFPADFIILDYEPDQDVPFILERPFLATGRAIIDVCEGKMTMRVSDRVEVFNVYKALRLPVHYEELSMIVVVESDATSLVPYMNPIDPLERALIGDEEDNEDEMMGEIEQVLDMS from the coding sequence ATGCCGCTATCTGTGTTCAGACAGTTGGGGTTGGGTGAGCCGCGCCCAACAACGGTAATCTTACAGTTGGCTAATCGCTCTCTTGCTCATTCTGAAGGAGTGATTGTAGATGTGTTTGTTCAAGTGGGTTTTTTCATATTCCCTGCTGATTTCATTATCTTGGACTACGAGCCTGATCAGGATGTCCCATTTATTTTGGAGCGTCCATTCTTAGCCACGGGCCGAGCTATTATTGATGTATGTGAAGGAAAGATGACGATGAGAGTAAGTGATCGAGTAGAGGTATTCAATGTGTATAAAGCACTCAGATTGCCAGTCCACTACGAAGAGCTATCCATGATTGTTGTGGTGGAAAGCGATGCTACGTCATTGGTGCCTTATATGAACCCCATAGATCCTCTTGAACGAGCTTTGATTGGGGATGAAGAAGACAATGAAGACGAGATGATGGGAGAAATTGAGCAAGTACTTGACATGTCTTGA